The Sediminitomix flava genome window below encodes:
- a CDS encoding CHAT domain-containing protein, whose protein sequence is MSFLYFILSPLLLLIYPQIYQKLNDDILREKAIEAFYNRDYDLSIKHFKTIECTTSNRENKLNASHILGHIYAKEKLNLKEGIKWFKKGLVNNGQKEKEIFSFQMLNYKYLSESYHHLGKLDSAEFYCREGVQLYFKYPEKFKNSSILNQLSIIFFHKKEYHLSREIQERDFLQKEKNYISLSNYLHLLIMTNDTTSHKIETYIQELQAYKNHKDNDGSHLAHIGFYHQQKCQYHKAINYYQSFLETYEHYFQNADSFFSIDEIHERKFYIARAYLRMAKCYEKLGEKKTQFKMLEKALTEISYALRFPTQEHIVMANQVYRALEQFHFEQKLPSNNYLTCAQELIDDHLQISSDTNNVMKNELMLQSYYKGKLAKSVETQAKHYWESYIYFKDFISKQYQDQDQLLQLQESNTIQTEFIQFFSELYLKSQQEKYLLYTLEIVENSKSNILYKRNSGFNHLKLKDYLAITDLQNYKNKIHLSPLLDTYTLKNYFQKYYQNKAFISYFVLPEAMLTIGYSNGKFHLERKKLSQDWFNLKDFFQDYLPKSNYFLPRYFSQKLTRLHHWLIPEWLHHSSQNRLVASMHKDIAFLPLEIIMYKDEFLVQNFAISYCFSLHHDLEFCSIQKTKSQLDILGISPFSNTDLPYSHKEVSAFSTHTLNNTEANYQKVLEQIQKHNVVHFATHTQLGTQLGESEIIFYPLDTQKKNSVKLDEISDLDMSHVDLVTLSTCSSAEGIYLDGEGVISLQRSFAYAQVPSILAGKWKVHDQSSMYIMTTFYKHLKEGWSKDIALQKAKKNFIAKNPDLAHNPMFWGSFVMNGSTINLYPPSPLVEIETFFNFR, encoded by the coding sequence ATGTCATTCCTATATTTTATTTTATCCCCATTACTATTACTGATATATCCGCAGATATATCAAAAATTAAACGATGATATACTCAGAGAAAAAGCTATTGAAGCCTTTTACAATAGGGATTATGATTTATCTATCAAGCACTTTAAAACGATAGAATGTACTACTTCTAACAGGGAAAATAAACTAAATGCTTCCCATATATTAGGACATATTTATGCCAAAGAAAAACTGAACCTAAAAGAAGGAATAAAATGGTTTAAAAAAGGGCTTGTCAATAACGGGCAAAAAGAAAAAGAGATATTTTCTTTCCAGATGCTTAATTATAAATACTTGAGTGAATCTTATCATCATTTAGGAAAGCTTGATTCTGCCGAATTCTATTGTAGAGAAGGAGTTCAACTTTACTTCAAGTACCCTGAAAAGTTTAAAAATTCATCTATACTAAACCAACTAAGCATCATTTTCTTTCATAAAAAGGAATACCACTTAAGCAGGGAAATACAGGAAAGAGATTTTCTCCAAAAAGAGAAAAACTATATTTCTTTGTCCAATTACCTTCATTTATTGATCATGACCAATGATACCACGAGCCATAAAATAGAAACATATATCCAAGAGCTCCAAGCCTACAAAAATCATAAAGATAACGATGGTTCTCACTTAGCTCATATTGGTTTTTACCACCAACAAAAATGTCAGTACCACAAAGCTATCAACTACTATCAGTCCTTTTTAGAGACATATGAACATTACTTTCAAAATGCTGATTCCTTTTTCAGTATAGACGAAATTCATGAACGAAAATTTTATATAGCGAGAGCCTATTTGCGTATGGCTAAATGTTATGAAAAACTTGGGGAAAAAAAGACACAATTCAAGATGCTAGAAAAAGCACTCACAGAAATTAGCTATGCTCTCCGGTTTCCTACACAAGAACATATCGTGATGGCCAACCAAGTGTATCGAGCACTTGAGCAATTCCATTTTGAGCAAAAGCTTCCCTCCAACAATTACCTCACTTGTGCTCAAGAGCTCATTGATGATCACCTTCAGATTTCTTCAGATACTAACAATGTGATGAAAAATGAACTGATGCTTCAAAGTTACTATAAAGGGAAACTTGCCAAATCAGTAGAAACTCAGGCCAAACATTATTGGGAAAGCTATATCTATTTCAAAGATTTTATCAGTAAACAATACCAAGACCAAGACCAACTTTTACAGCTTCAAGAGAGTAATACTATACAAACCGAATTTATTCAATTCTTTTCGGAACTCTATTTAAAAAGCCAACAAGAGAAATACCTTTTGTATACACTAGAAATTGTAGAGAACTCCAAATCAAACATTTTATACAAACGGAATTCAGGATTTAATCATCTTAAACTTAAAGACTACCTTGCCATTACTGACCTTCAAAACTATAAAAATAAAATACACCTATCTCCTTTATTAGATACTTACACCCTAAAAAATTACTTCCAGAAGTATTATCAAAACAAAGCTTTTATTTCCTATTTCGTATTACCTGAAGCCATGCTTACCATTGGGTATAGCAATGGCAAATTTCATTTGGAAAGAAAGAAACTTTCGCAAGACTGGTTCAATCTCAAAGACTTTTTCCAAGATTACCTTCCTAAAAGTAATTATTTTTTGCCCCGCTATTTTTCTCAAAAACTTACTCGGCTTCACCACTGGCTTATTCCTGAGTGGCTTCACCATAGTTCACAAAATAGACTGGTAGCTTCTATGCATAAAGATATTGCTTTTCTTCCCCTAGAAATCATTATGTATAAAGATGAATTTCTGGTGCAGAATTTTGCCATTAGTTACTGTTTTTCTCTACACCACGATCTTGAATTTTGTAGTATACAAAAAACTAAATCACAGCTAGATATTTTAGGTATATCTCCTTTTAGTAATACTGACTTACCTTATTCGCACAAAGAAGTAAGTGCTTTTAGTACTCATACATTAAATAATACGGAAGCAAATTACCAAAAAGTACTTGAACAAATCCAAAAACACAATGTTGTACATTTCGCAACCCACACGCAACTAGGCACACAATTAGGAGAATCTGAAATCATATTTTACCCGCTAGATACACAAAAGAAAAATAGTGTGAAGCTCGATGAGATTTCTGATCTCGACATGTCACATGTCGATTTGGTAACCTTAAGTACCTGCTCTTCTGCAGAAGGTATTTATCTAGACGGAGAGGGCGTTATAAGCCTACAACGCAGCTTTGCATATGCGCAAGTACCTAGTATTTTAGCTGGAAAATGGAAAGTACATGACCAGAGTTCTATGTATATTATGACCACCTTCTACAAACACCTTAAAGAAGGTTGGAGCAAAGATATTGCATTGCAAAAAGCCAAGA